Genomic window (Rathayibacter sp. VKM Ac-2760):
GCCCGAGCCGAGGTTGAGCGAGATGTTCTCCCAGCCGGCCTGCGAGACCAGGTAGATCGCGAGCACCAGCATCACGACGTAGACGGCCGGGCCGGCCCAGTCGATGAAGCGGCGGATCGACTCCATCCCCCGCCAGAAGAGCGCGGCCTGGGCGACCCAGAGGATCGCGTAGGAGAGGTAGCCGAGGGCCGAGAGGCCGAGGAAGGACGCCTCGGGCGTGTTCCAGGCGGCCATCGCCGGGAAGAACTTGAGGAAGACGATGTTCAGCGACTGCGCGGCGAGATAGGTCTGCACGCCGTACCAGGCGATCGCGATGAGGCCGCGGATGATCGCGGGGATGTTCGCGCCGCGGACGCCGAAGATCGCGCGGTTGATCACCGGGTAGGGCACACCGGTGACCTGGCTCGGCTTCGCGACGAGGTTGCAGAAGACCTGCACGATCACGATGCCGACCACGAGGGCCACCAGCACCTGCCAGCCGGCGAGGCCGAGGGCGAAGAGCGAGCCCGCGGTCACGTAGCCGCCGACGCTGTGCACGTCGGACATCCAGAAGGCGAAGATGTTGTAGCTCGACCAGCGCTGCTTGACGAGCGGGGCGAGGTCCTCGTTGGCGAGGCGGTCGTCGTAGCCGGGCTTGATCAGCGAGGGGCCGGCGAGTCCGGCGGCCTCGACGGGCGCTGCGGCCCCGACGGGTGCTGCGGGGTCGACGCGGGGTGCGGTGGCGCGGTCGGTCATGGTGGATCCACCTCTCGGGCGGGTGTGCGCGGTCGGCGCGCGGATGGGATGTGTCAGGGTGGTCGTGGCGGCGGGCCGGGCGGTCGGCCGCCTCCGCCCGGGTGGCGGGCGTCGAGACGTTCTGTGAAGTCATCGCTTCACATGAGGAGAACCTAGGGCTCGACGCGGTCGCTCGCGTTTCGCGTTCGTTACAGCTGTGTGACGATCACTCAGGAGAGGACCGCGCCCCGCATGCCCACCGACGCGATCACGCCCGACCCCGCCGCGTCCGGGGTGCCGGACGTGGCAGGCGCCCTCGTCCGGACCGACCGGGAGCGTCTCGGCGCGCGCCTGCGGGAGCTGCGTCTCGCGTCCGGGATGTCGCTGCGCGCCCTCGCGCGCGAGCTCGGCATCTCGGCCAGCGCCGTCTCGCAGATCGAGCGGGGGGCGATGCAGCCCTCGGTCGGGCGCCTCATCGCGATGGTCGGCGCCCTCGGCGTCCCGCTCGCCGCGGTGTTCGACGAGTCCGCTCCCGGCTCGGTGGAGCCTCCGTCGCCCGGCGAGGCCCGGCAGGCGGGATCCGCCGGCGGCGGAGAGCCCGCGGCCACGACGGCGGTGGTCCGCGCGGGCGAGGTGGCCCCGGTCGCACTCGAGGGCGGCGTGCTCTTCCGTCGTCTCGGCCCGCGTCCTGTCGACGCGGTCGACTTCTTCGAGTCGACCTACCCGCCGGGGGCGACGTCGACGGCGCACCGCCGCTTCCTCCGCCACGACGGAGTGGAGATCGGCACGGTCACCCGCGGCGAGCTCACGGTCGAGTTCGAGGACGAGACGGTAGTGCTCTCGGCGGGCGACGCCATCACGTTCCCCTGCGAACGCGGGCACCGGATGATCAACCGCGGCGCCGTGACCGCGGTCGCGACGTGGCTGATCGTGCACCGCTGACGCGCGCCGCCGCCTCGCCAGACCGGTATGGCACAGTGACAGCAGTCCTCCACAGGGAGGAGGTGCAGAGTGCCTGTCCACACCCCCGGGGGATCCGGCCGCGGGACCCGCCTCGATGTCGGTGCCGCCTGGTGTGCTGTGCGCCTCGAACGATTGGTGCGGATTATGGATGGACGACAGAACAGGCGACCCGACGACGAGTGCCCCCGCTGGTGCGCGGGCGAGCACGACGAGACCGAGAGCGACGGGAGGAGGCTGCACCGCTCGCCGGCGCAGTCGCTCCCACTCGTCCTCTG
Coding sequences:
- a CDS encoding helix-turn-helix domain-containing protein produces the protein MPTDAITPDPAASGVPDVAGALVRTDRERLGARLRELRLASGMSLRALARELGISASAVSQIERGAMQPSVGRLIAMVGALGVPLAAVFDESAPGSVEPPSPGEARQAGSAGGGEPAATTAVVRAGEVAPVALEGGVLFRRLGPRPVDAVDFFESTYPPGATSTAHRRFLRHDGVEIGTVTRGELTVEFEDETVVLSAGDAITFPCERGHRMINRGAVTAVATWLIVHR